The Candidatus Reconcilbacillus cellulovorans genome includes a region encoding these proteins:
- a CDS encoding GTP-binding protein TypA yields MFPRERIRNIAIIAHVDHGKTTLVDQLLRQSGTFRDNEAVVERVLDSHDLERERGITILAKNTAVRYGDYLINIVDTPGHADFGGEVERILKMVDGALLVVDAAEGCMPQTKFVLRKALEQGLAPVVALNKIDRPNARPAAVADEVLELFLDLGADDAQLDFPILYVSALHGTATDDLAAPGRDMKPLFDAIVRHVPPPRLDADGPLQLQVTLTDYDAYLGRIAIGRIQRGGIRQGQLVAVVGRDGAVRQARVERLFGFLGLKRTEIEAAAAGDIVAIAGIRELAVGETVADPDAPEPLPPLNIEEPTVRMTFRVNDSPFAGREGRWLTSRHLRERLLRAMESDAALRVEETDQPDEFLVSGRGELHLAVLIETMRREGYELQVSKPEVIVRDVDGVPMEPVERLLLDVPEDAVGAVVEALGPRKAEMVNMTPLEPGTVRLEYRIPSRGLIGFRTAFLTLTRGYGVMNHAFEGYAPYTGGQIGRRQGVLIASETGTATAYGIQSVEDRGVLFIEPGAEVYEGMIVGEHNRDNDIVVNVCKEKHLTNIRSSTKEELVRLKAPRLLALEQALEYMNDDELCEVTPTSVRLRKKILKKSEREKWEKMQRAAELARAAAGAAQKEGREP; encoded by the coding sequence ATGTTTCCGAGAGAGCGGATTCGCAACATCGCCATCATCGCCCACGTCGATCACGGCAAAACGACGCTCGTCGATCAGCTGTTGCGTCAGTCGGGGACGTTCCGCGACAACGAGGCGGTCGTCGAACGCGTCCTCGATTCCCACGATCTCGAGCGCGAGCGCGGCATCACGATTTTGGCCAAAAACACGGCCGTCCGCTACGGCGATTACCTGATCAACATCGTCGACACGCCGGGGCATGCCGATTTCGGCGGGGAAGTCGAGCGCATTCTGAAAATGGTCGACGGCGCCTTGCTCGTCGTCGACGCCGCCGAAGGCTGCATGCCGCAGACAAAGTTCGTGCTGCGTAAGGCGCTGGAGCAGGGGCTTGCGCCGGTCGTCGCGCTGAACAAGATCGACCGGCCGAACGCGCGTCCCGCCGCCGTCGCGGACGAGGTGCTGGAGCTGTTTCTCGATCTCGGCGCGGACGATGCACAGCTCGATTTTCCGATTTTGTACGTGTCGGCGCTTCACGGCACGGCGACGGACGATCTTGCTGCACCGGGCCGCGACATGAAGCCGCTGTTCGATGCGATCGTCCGTCATGTGCCGCCGCCCCGTCTCGACGCGGACGGGCCGCTTCAGCTGCAGGTGACGCTGACGGACTACGACGCGTATCTCGGCCGGATCGCGATCGGGCGCATCCAGCGCGGCGGCATCCGCCAAGGTCAGCTGGTCGCGGTCGTCGGCCGCGACGGAGCGGTCCGGCAGGCGCGCGTCGAGCGGCTGTTCGGTTTTCTCGGCTTAAAACGGACGGAGATCGAGGCGGCCGCCGCAGGAGATATCGTCGCGATCGCGGGTATTCGCGAACTGGCCGTCGGGGAGACGGTCGCCGATCCAGACGCGCCCGAGCCGCTTCCGCCGCTAAACATCGAGGAACCGACCGTGCGGATGACGTTCCGCGTCAACGACAGTCCCTTCGCCGGCCGCGAAGGGCGGTGGTTGACGTCGCGGCATTTGCGCGAGCGGCTGCTGCGCGCGATGGAGTCCGACGCGGCGCTGCGGGTGGAAGAAACGGACCAGCCGGATGAATTTCTGGTTTCCGGCCGCGGCGAACTGCATTTGGCCGTTCTGATCGAGACGATGCGGCGGGAAGGTTACGAATTGCAGGTGTCGAAGCCGGAGGTGATCGTCCGCGACGTCGACGGCGTGCCGATGGAGCCGGTCGAGCGGCTGCTTTTGGACGTGCCGGAAGATGCGGTCGGCGCCGTCGTCGAGGCGCTCGGGCCGCGCAAAGCGGAGATGGTGAACATGACGCCGCTGGAACCGGGAACGGTCCGGCTGGAATACCGCATCCCGTCGCGCGGGCTGATCGGCTTCCGCACGGCGTTTTTGACGCTGACGCGCGGCTACGGCGTCATGAATCATGCGTTCGAGGGGTATGCGCCCTACACGGGCGGACAGATCGGCCGGCGCCAGGGCGTGTTGATCGCCAGCGAGACGGGCACGGCGACGGCGTACGGCATCCAGTCCGTGGAAGACCGCGGCGTTTTGTTCATCGAGCCGGGCGCCGAAGTGTACGAGGGGATGATCGTCGGTGAGCACAACCGCGACAACGACATCGTCGTCAACGTCTGCAAGGAAAAACATCTGACGAACATCCGCAGCTCGACGAAAGAAGAGCTGGTGCGGCTGAAGGCGCCGCGGCTTCTCGCGCTCGAACAGGCGCTCGAATATATGAACGACGACGAACTTTGCGAAGTGACGCCGACGTCCGTCCGCCTGCGCAAAAAAATCCTGAAAAAAAGTGAACGGGAAAAATGGGAAAAAATGCAGCGCGCCGCCGAGCTCGCCCGAGCGGCCGCCGGCGCCGCGCAAAAGGAGGGGCGTGAGCCGTGA
- a CDS encoding precorrin-3B C(17)-methyltransferase: MGAARQDAWTEEDDLILAEVTLRHIREGSTQLAAFDEVGERIGRTPAACGFRWNSCVRKRYEEAIRLAKAQRQKLKAMRKKAGALALGAAADAAGNRGTAEDALSLEAVIRFLRRFKQDYQDMSRRFKAMEKELREKNEELEALRREKEELTRRINDVQTDYRMVNDDYRALIQIMDRARKLALLSEEEDEPKARFKMEENGNLERIE; encoded by the coding sequence ATGGGAGCGGCAAGACAAGACGCCTGGACGGAAGAAGACGATCTGATTTTGGCCGAGGTCACGCTGAGGCACATCCGGGAGGGAAGCACGCAGCTCGCCGCTTTCGATGAAGTAGGCGAAAGAATCGGAAGGACGCCCGCGGCATGCGGCTTTCGCTGGAACAGTTGCGTCCGCAAGCGCTACGAGGAAGCGATTCGGCTGGCGAAAGCCCAGCGCCAAAAGCTGAAGGCGATGCGGAAAAAGGCGGGAGCGCTTGCGCTGGGAGCCGCCGCGGATGCTGCCGGAAACCGGGGGACGGCGGAAGACGCGCTGTCCCTGGAAGCGGTGATCCGGTTTTTGCGCCGCTTCAAACAGGACTATCAGGACATGAGCCGTCGTTTCAAAGCGATGGAAAAGGAGCTGCGCGAAAAAAACGAAGAGTTGGAAGCTCTCCGGAGAGAAAAAGAAGAGTTGACCCGCCGGATCAACGATGTTCAGACCGATTACCGAATGGTCAACGACGACTATCGCGCGCTCATTCAGATCATGGACCGCGCGCGCAAGCTGGCGCTCTTGTCGGAAGAGGAAGACGAGCCGAAAGCGCGCTTCAAAATGGAGGAAAACGGCAATTTGGAGCGCATCGAATGA
- a CDS encoding family 65 glycosyl hydrolase — MREDWTVVEHGCDPEQVARRGNTFLIGNGYLGYRGTLEEYGSKQLVGCTLAGLYDRVGEKWREPVNAPNGLFCRVLCEGEPVAVFAPRTEIASHEQGLCFRYGIHFRNTRFRLADGTGVVVSAERFACLEPVHVLAMKFSFSVSDVRTVAVETGIDRDVWDLNGPHLGGFRLVARDRVRVLEAYTQEAGIPVATAEIVLDPEGVFRDGGTSEAGHRLYEIRAEPDRTYTLYKFVAIYTGKDVADPVSAAADACMRSAAAGYEAMLRRHRELWDARWAVSDVSIAGDPEAERALRYSMYQLWIAAPEHAEALSIPARALSGQVYKGAVFWDTEMFMLPFFLHTRPDIARKLLRYRIRTLDGARRKAAEYGRRGAFYAWESQDTGDDACTLFNVNDVLTGRPIRTYFRDKQIHISGAVVYGFLQYARATGDDSLWLEGGAEAVLECARFYLSWAYYKPDKDRYEWLDVTGPDEYHERVHNNAYTNAMVRFTLHTACELADRLRKRYPAFWRELVDRLGFRRDLADIRRMLKRVYVPQPDDRTRLIEQFDGYFGLRDATPDELKAEMLHPHEYLGGGNGLAAHTQVVKQADVIALLALFEDDYPVEARRANWDYYEPRTEHGSSLSAPLYALVAAGIGEKRKAYEYFMRAATIDLTGAAKTHVGDLYIGGTHPAANGGAWMAAVHGFCGVRVGDDSVRVAPALPDGWEAVELPLAAKGGRFALRLTEGAVRVRADDANRGSVPFVVGGKTYVLRPGETIDVRLA, encoded by the coding sequence ATGCGCGAAGACTGGACGGTTGTTGAACACGGGTGCGATCCGGAGCAGGTCGCCCGGCGGGGCAATACGTTCCTGATCGGCAACGGGTATCTCGGATACCGGGGAACGCTCGAAGAATACGGGAGTAAGCAGCTGGTCGGCTGCACGCTGGCCGGCCTTTACGACCGCGTCGGTGAAAAATGGCGGGAACCGGTGAACGCGCCGAACGGCCTGTTCTGCCGGGTCCTCTGCGAAGGGGAGCCGGTCGCGGTGTTCGCGCCGCGGACGGAAATCGCGTCGCATGAACAGGGGCTTTGTTTTCGATACGGAATTCATTTCCGGAACACCCGTTTCCGGCTGGCCGACGGAACCGGCGTCGTCGTGTCGGCCGAGCGGTTCGCCTGCCTGGAACCGGTCCACGTGCTGGCGATGAAGTTTTCGTTTTCGGTTTCGGACGTCCGGACGGTCGCCGTCGAGACGGGCATCGACCGCGACGTCTGGGACTTGAACGGGCCGCATCTGGGCGGTTTTCGACTCGTTGCGCGCGACCGCGTCCGGGTGCTCGAAGCATACACGCAGGAAGCCGGCATTCCGGTGGCGACGGCGGAAATCGTTCTCGATCCGGAGGGCGTTTTCCGCGACGGCGGGACGAGCGAAGCCGGGCACCGGCTGTACGAAATCCGCGCGGAGCCGGACCGGACGTACACGTTGTACAAGTTCGTCGCGATTTATACGGGGAAAGACGTCGCCGATCCGGTTTCGGCGGCGGCCGACGCCTGCATGCGGAGCGCGGCGGCGGGATATGAGGCGATGTTGCGGAGGCACCGCGAGCTCTGGGACGCCCGGTGGGCCGTCTCGGACGTTTCGATCGCCGGCGATCCGGAAGCCGAGCGGGCGCTGCGGTACAGCATGTATCAGCTTTGGATCGCCGCACCGGAGCACGCCGAAGCGCTTTCCATCCCGGCGAGGGCGTTGTCGGGTCAGGTGTATAAAGGCGCCGTTTTTTGGGATACCGAGATGTTCATGCTGCCGTTTTTCCTTCATACGCGGCCGGACATCGCGCGAAAACTCTTGCGGTATCGCATCCGGACGCTGGACGGCGCCAGGCGGAAAGCGGCGGAGTACGGCCGTCGCGGGGCGTTTTACGCCTGGGAAAGCCAGGATACCGGCGACGACGCGTGCACCCTGTTCAACGTGAACGACGTGTTGACCGGGCGCCCGATCCGGACGTATTTCCGGGACAAGCAAATTCATATCAGCGGCGCCGTCGTGTACGGGTTCCTGCAGTACGCGCGGGCGACCGGGGACGACAGTCTTTGGCTCGAAGGCGGCGCCGAGGCGGTCTTGGAATGCGCGCGGTTTTATCTGTCGTGGGCGTATTACAAGCCGGACAAAGACCGCTACGAATGGCTCGACGTCACCGGGCCGGACGAATACCACGAGCGCGTGCACAACAACGCCTACACGAACGCGATGGTCCGGTTTACGCTGCACACCGCGTGCGAATTGGCGGACCGCCTACGGAAGCGGTATCCGGCGTTTTGGCGCGAACTGGTCGACCGGCTCGGGTTTCGCCGCGACCTGGCCGACATTCGCCGGATGCTGAAACGGGTTTACGTGCCGCAACCGGACGACCGCACGCGGCTCATCGAGCAGTTCGACGGCTATTTCGGCCTGCGCGACGCGACGCCCGACGAGCTGAAAGCCGAGATGCTTCATCCGCACGAGTACCTGGGCGGGGGAAACGGCCTGGCCGCGCATACCCAGGTCGTGAAACAGGCGGACGTGATCGCGCTTTTAGCGCTGTTCGAGGACGACTATCCGGTCGAGGCGAGGCGGGCGAACTGGGACTATTACGAGCCGCGCACCGAGCACGGTTCAAGCCTCAGCGCGCCGCTTTACGCGCTCGTCGCCGCCGGGATCGGCGAGAAACGGAAAGCGTACGAATATTTCATGCGCGCCGCGACGATCGACCTGACCGGCGCGGCGAAGACGCACGTCGGCGACCTGTATATCGGCGGGACGCATCCGGCCGCAAACGGCGGGGCGTGGATGGCGGCGGTACACGGGTTTTGCGGCGTGCGCGTCGGCGACGACTCCGTACGGGTCGCCCCGGCGTTGCCGGACGGCTGGGAAGCGGTGGAATTGCCGCTGGCGGCAAAAGGAGGACGGTTCGCCCTGCGTCTGACGGAAGGTGCCGTCCGCGTCCGCGCGGACGACGCGAACCGCGGTTCCGTCCCGTTCGTCGTCGGCGGAAAAACTTATGTCTTGAGACCGGGGGAAACGATCGATGTCCGTCTTGCGTGA
- a CDS encoding adenosylhomocysteinase, translated as MRDEDRTADSLIADASLAPEGRLKIEWAQSHMPVLSRIREQFERTRPFAGLRVAVCLHLEAKTAYLAQVLRAGGADVAIAGSNPLSTQDDVCAALAQSGVRVFARHAPSAEEYRAFLVRTLETKPHLILDDGGDLVALLHAERPDLAENVLGGAEETTTGVLRLKALEREGRLLFPMVAVNDAYCKFLFDNRYGTGQSVWDGIMRTTNLIVAGKTVVVAGYGWCGKGVAMRAKGLGADVVVTETDAIRAIEAHMDGFSVMPMAEAARVGDIFVTVTGNRGVIRREHFEVMKDGAILANAGHFDVEIDKRDLESLSVLRRTVRKNVEEFRLKDGRRLYLLAEGRLVNLAAGDGHPAEIMDMSFALQALSLRYVAEHANGLGRRVVRVPYELDEQVARLKLESLGRRIDELTADQREYLQGWRTE; from the coding sequence GTGCGCGACGAAGACCGGACGGCAGACAGTCTCATCGCCGATGCGTCACTGGCACCGGAAGGGCGGCTGAAGATCGAATGGGCGCAGTCCCATATGCCAGTGCTGAGCCGCATTCGTGAACAGTTCGAGCGGACTCGGCCGTTCGCAGGACTGCGCGTCGCCGTTTGTCTGCATCTGGAGGCGAAAACGGCGTATTTGGCCCAGGTGCTTCGCGCCGGCGGGGCGGACGTAGCGATCGCGGGCAGCAATCCGCTGTCGACGCAGGACGATGTTTGTGCGGCGCTGGCGCAAAGCGGTGTCAGGGTGTTCGCCAGGCATGCGCCGAGCGCGGAGGAGTACCGCGCGTTTTTGGTACGGACGCTGGAGACGAAGCCGCATCTCATTCTCGACGACGGCGGCGACCTTGTGGCTCTGCTGCACGCCGAGCGGCCCGATCTGGCGGAGAACGTCCTAGGCGGTGCCGAAGAAACGACGACCGGCGTGTTGCGGCTGAAGGCACTGGAACGTGAGGGCCGGCTTTTGTTTCCGATGGTCGCCGTCAACGACGCGTATTGCAAGTTTTTGTTCGACAATCGGTACGGTACCGGCCAATCCGTCTGGGACGGCATCATGCGGACGACGAATTTGATCGTCGCCGGCAAGACGGTCGTCGTCGCCGGGTACGGTTGGTGCGGCAAGGGCGTGGCGATGCGCGCCAAAGGACTGGGCGCCGACGTCGTCGTCACGGAGACCGACGCGATCCGCGCGATCGAGGCGCATATGGACGGGTTTTCGGTCATGCCGATGGCGGAAGCGGCGCGCGTCGGCGACATTTTCGTCACCGTGACGGGCAACCGCGGCGTCATCCGACGCGAGCATTTCGAGGTGATGAAGGACGGCGCGATTTTGGCCAACGCCGGACATTTCGACGTCGAAATCGACAAGCGCGATCTGGAATCGCTCAGCGTCTTGCGGCGGACGGTGCGGAAAAACGTCGAGGAGTTCCGGCTGAAAGACGGCAGGCGCCTTTATCTTCTCGCCGAAGGGCGGCTCGTCAATCTGGCGGCCGGCGACGGGCATCCGGCGGAAATCATGGATATGTCGTTCGCGCTGCAGGCGCTTTCGCTGCGGTACGTCGCCGAACACGCCAACGGACTCGGCCGGCGCGTCGTACGCGTTCCTTATGAACTCGACGAACAGGTCGCCCGGCTGAAGCTGGAATCGTTGGGCCGACGAATCGACGAATTGACGGCCGATCAACGGGAATATTTACAGGGGTGGCGGACGGAATAG
- a CDS encoding family 65 glycosyl hydrolase: MNKTAEKYLEVHSWKIVENGFHAGRALVSESLFSLANEFMGVRGYFEEGTSGPSRIGSFFNGVFEEEEPVYLVRYPGISYTDRFMVNAVDWLHTRIRLDGETLDCANGRISGFRRELDFRSGVLTRELVWTTAGGKRLKIVFRRLLGMKRPNRAAQRIALEPLNFSGTIELEFGLDFSVLHYTRGRNYWSCGEPLFTERAAALAGRTRRSGKNVFSAFRLVAPDAEDVRRVSRDRYAGIRVRLPLASGRQTTCDREVFHRVEKNPDVSLEAAAARGMEAFAAEPVVSFDELERENREFWDDVWNRYDVEIDGDADNQQGIRYCIFQLIQTYRGLDPAHNIGAKGLTGEVYGGHAFWETETYCLPFYLLTNPEAARSLLMFRYRTLPEAKRKAASVGCRGAFYPVATIDGTESCGLWQHANLQLQVSSGVAYAIRHYAGVTGDVEFLHREGMEMLIEICRFFASRGQWGQRSGKFGFYGVMGPDEFKMMVNHNYYLNFTAKKCLEYTLATAEEMRRSFPEAWNDLVRRTGLNDAELADWANMAANMRLARGDDGLLLEQHEGFFDLPHLDVRSIPRDEFPLYHHWPYDKIFRYDMIKQPDVLMLMFLYSHCFSEEEKRANYAYYEPRCAHESSLSPAIHSILAAELGDEERACRYFEFATRLDLDDYNRNADQGLHLTSMAAAWLNIVYGFGGMRSDGELLSFRPMLPGRWNGYRFRIVYRGVPLEVAVTKREVTLRALEPGRVDVSLYDRRYEVTEQGVVVPLRTSAAVSSPSASGLTAAEVTANARRLDGC; this comes from the coding sequence ATGAACAAGACGGCCGAAAAGTATTTGGAAGTACATTCGTGGAAAATCGTCGAAAACGGTTTTCACGCTGGGCGGGCGCTCGTGTCGGAGTCGCTGTTTTCTCTGGCCAACGAATTCATGGGCGTCCGCGGCTATTTCGAGGAAGGCACGTCCGGTCCGTCGCGCATCGGCAGCTTTTTTAACGGCGTGTTCGAGGAAGAAGAGCCCGTCTACCTCGTCCGTTATCCCGGCATCTCGTATACCGACCGGTTCATGGTCAACGCAGTCGACTGGCTGCATACGCGCATCCGTCTGGACGGGGAAACACTCGACTGCGCGAACGGCCGGATTTCCGGATTTCGCCGCGAACTCGATTTCCGGTCCGGCGTGTTGACGCGCGAGCTCGTGTGGACGACGGCCGGGGGAAAACGGCTGAAAATCGTGTTCCGCCGTCTGCTCGGCATGAAGCGGCCGAACCGCGCCGCCCAGCGGATCGCATTAGAGCCGCTCAATTTTTCAGGAACGATCGAGCTGGAATTCGGTCTTGATTTTTCCGTCCTTCATTACACGCGCGGACGGAATTACTGGTCGTGCGGCGAACCGTTGTTCACGGAAAGGGCAGCGGCGCTGGCGGGCCGGACGCGGCGGAGCGGCAAAAACGTGTTTTCCGCGTTTCGCCTCGTTGCGCCGGATGCGGAAGACGTGCGGCGCGTATCCCGCGACCGCTACGCCGGTATCCGCGTCCGGCTTCCGCTTGCTTCAGGCCGGCAAACGACGTGCGACCGGGAAGTTTTTCATCGGGTCGAAAAAAATCCGGACGTTTCCCTTGAGGCTGCGGCTGCGCGCGGGATGGAGGCGTTCGCCGCCGAGCCGGTCGTTTCGTTTGATGAACTCGAACGCGAGAACCGGGAATTTTGGGACGACGTTTGGAACCGTTACGACGTCGAGATCGACGGAGACGCGGACAACCAGCAGGGCATTCGCTACTGCATCTTTCAGCTGATCCAGACGTACCGCGGCCTTGATCCGGCGCACAACATCGGCGCCAAAGGGCTGACGGGAGAAGTGTACGGCGGTCATGCGTTCTGGGAGACCGAGACGTATTGCCTGCCGTTTTATTTGCTGACGAACCCGGAAGCGGCCCGCAGCCTGCTCATGTTCCGCTATCGGACGCTGCCCGAGGCGAAACGGAAGGCAGCGTCCGTCGGCTGCAGGGGGGCGTTCTATCCGGTGGCGACGATCGACGGCACGGAGTCGTGCGGGCTGTGGCAGCACGCCAATCTGCAGCTTCAGGTCAGCTCCGGGGTGGCCTACGCGATCCGGCATTATGCCGGCGTGACGGGAGACGTCGAGTTTTTGCATCGCGAAGGCATGGAAATGCTGATTGAGATTTGCCGGTTTTTCGCAAGCCGCGGCCAATGGGGGCAACGGTCGGGAAAGTTCGGGTTTTACGGCGTCATGGGGCCCGACGAGTTCAAAATGATGGTCAATCACAATTATTACCTGAATTTCACGGCAAAAAAGTGCTTGGAGTATACGCTGGCGACGGCGGAAGAAATGCGCCGGTCGTTTCCGGAAGCGTGGAACGATCTTGTCCGCAGGACGGGGTTGAACGACGCGGAACTCGCCGATTGGGCGAACATGGCGGCGAACATGCGGCTAGCGCGGGGAGACGACGGCTTGCTTCTCGAACAGCACGAAGGCTTTTTCGATCTGCCGCACTTGGACGTGCGGTCGATTCCACGCGATGAGTTTCCGCTGTACCATCATTGGCCGTATGACAAGATTTTCCGGTACGACATGATCAAACAGCCGGACGTGCTCATGTTGATGTTTTTGTACAGTCATTGTTTTTCCGAGGAGGAAAAGCGGGCGAACTACGCGTACTACGAGCCGAGATGCGCGCACGAGTCCTCGCTGTCGCCGGCGATTCACTCGATTTTGGCGGCCGAACTGGGAGACGAGGAGCGGGCGTGCCGATATTTCGAATTCGCCACGAGGCTCGATCTGGACGATTACAACCGGAATGCGGACCAGGGGCTGCATCTGACGTCGATGGCGGCGGCGTGGCTGAACATCGTCTACGGGTTCGGCGGCATGCGTTCGGACGGCGAGCTGCTTTCGTTCCGGCCGATGTTGCCCGGGCGTTGGAACGGATACCGTTTTCGGATCGTCTATCGCGGGGTGCCGCTCGAAGTCGCCGTCACGAAGCGGGAAGTGACGCTTCGCGCGCTCGAACCCGGCCGTGTGGACGTGTCGCTTTACGACCGGCGGTATGAAGTAACGGAGCAAGGCGTCGTCGTTCCGCTCCGCACGTCAGCTGCGGTATCGAGCCCGTCGGCGTCGGGTCTCACGGCGGCGGAGGTGACGGCGAATGCGCGAAGACTGGACGGTTGTTGA
- a CDS encoding bacillithiol biosynthesis cysteine-adding enzyme BshC yields MEIEHTEWDNKPPVASEYVRRFERVAALFEYDPRDPNAGRRRAEWLDRARPRLVDRKEVAVAVAAFNRRIGNSPLAIAHAESLADPQTLAVVGGQQAGLFTGPLLVWHKAITIVAEARRRQVELGRPVVPVFWIAGEDHDWEEIDHTYLLGPEADVREIRLARANEGRTSASLTEVSEKAWADAVAAMRALLPDTEHKRAIVELLEEVCSRPITPVEAFARLMARLFGDVGLVLIDSADLALRRAESAAFGLLVEQNERVEAALAEGLNAVKKAGFEPSIEIEPGRANLFWVSDSARLALFRSGDRFHDRRGTISFGRKQLQEQVALHPERLSNNVVTRPWMQDAVLPVVAAVLGPSEISYWAALKPVFSALGGQMPLVVPRLEFTLVDDAAAKRMRRFGLAFSDVVTRLEQKYAEWLRARDQYRFRERLEKAARDVGVWLEPIVRDAERLDPGLRKSAERALRRVRREFERLAAKAERAALDRDEAARFGWMYVRSLLLPLGRPQERVLNGWMFVNKWGKKWIHGLIEAELPMEGRHWIVRI; encoded by the coding sequence ATGGAGATCGAACATACGGAGTGGGACAACAAGCCCCCGGTCGCGAGCGAATATGTGCGTCGTTTCGAACGGGTGGCGGCGCTTTTCGAATACGACCCGCGGGATCCGAACGCTGGGCGCCGACGGGCGGAGTGGCTGGACCGGGCGCGTCCGCGTTTGGTCGACCGAAAAGAAGTCGCCGTCGCCGTCGCGGCGTTCAACCGGCGGATCGGTAATTCGCCGTTGGCGATCGCCCATGCGGAGTCGCTTGCCGATCCGCAGACGCTGGCGGTCGTCGGCGGACAGCAGGCGGGGCTTTTTACGGGACCGCTTCTGGTCTGGCATAAGGCGATCACGATCGTCGCCGAGGCGCGCAGACGGCAGGTTGAGCTCGGACGGCCGGTCGTCCCGGTGTTTTGGATTGCGGGCGAGGATCATGATTGGGAAGAGATCGATCATACGTATTTGCTTGGGCCCGAAGCCGATGTCCGCGAAATTCGTCTTGCGCGGGCGAACGAAGGCAGGACTTCGGCGAGCTTGACGGAGGTGTCGGAAAAGGCGTGGGCGGACGCCGTCGCGGCGATGCGGGCGCTCTTGCCGGACACCGAGCACAAGCGCGCGATCGTTGAGCTGCTCGAGGAGGTCTGCAGCCGGCCGATCACGCCCGTCGAGGCGTTCGCGCGGCTGATGGCCCGGCTGTTCGGCGACGTCGGCCTCGTATTGATCGATTCGGCCGATCTGGCGCTGAGACGGGCGGAATCTGCGGCGTTCGGGTTGCTGGTGGAACAAAACGAGCGCGTTGAGGCCGCGCTGGCGGAAGGGTTGAACGCCGTCAAAAAGGCGGGGTTCGAGCCGTCGATCGAAATTGAGCCTGGCCGGGCGAATCTGTTCTGGGTGAGCGATTCGGCGCGCCTGGCGCTTTTTCGCAGCGGCGACCGTTTCCATGACCGCAGGGGAACCATTTCGTTCGGCCGGAAACAACTTCAAGAACAGGTGGCGCTACATCCCGAACGGCTGAGCAATAACGTCGTCACCCGTCCTTGGATGCAGGACGCGGTGTTGCCCGTCGTGGCCGCCGTGCTGGGTCCGTCGGAAATTTCCTACTGGGCGGCGCTTAAACCGGTGTTTTCAGCCCTCGGAGGGCAAATGCCGCTCGTCGTGCCGCGGCTGGAATTTACGCTGGTGGACGACGCGGCCGCAAAACGGATGCGTAGGTTTGGCCTGGCGTTCTCCGACGTCGTGACACGTTTGGAGCAAAAGTACGCCGAATGGTTGCGTGCCCGCGATCAATATCGGTTCCGTGAACGACTGGAAAAAGCTGCTCGAGACGTCGGCGTTTGGTTGGAACCGATCGTGCGCGACGCCGAACGGCTCGATCCCGGTTTGCGGAAGTCGGCGGAAAGAGCGCTTCGGCGCGTCCGGCGCGAGTTCGAGCGGCTGGCGGCCAAAGCCGAACGGGCGGCTTTGGACCGCGACGAAGCGGCGCGTTTCGGTTGGATGTACGTGCGGTCGCTGCTTTTGCCGCTCGGCCGTCCCCAGGAACGCGTGCTGAACGGATGGATGTTTGTCAACAAATGGGGGAAAAAATGGATTCATGGCTTAATCGAAGCAGAATTGCCTATGGAAGGAAGACATTGGATTGTCCGCATTTGA
- a CDS encoding beta-phosphoglucomutase: MSVLRELIRGVEGVVFDLDGVITDTAKYHYQAWKRLANHLGFDLTEEQNEQLKGISREASLERLLAIGGIRADDGQKAEYMRLKNEWYVALLSGMTPGDLLPGVIDWITGFKSRGVGVALASASRNARIVLDRLGVADLFDAVVDGNAGVAPKPAPDLFLLAARKLGVRPQACIVFEDAAAGVQAARAAGMKVVGVGRPDVLAGADAVIAGFVCAPPFSPV; encoded by the coding sequence ATGTCTGTCTTGCGTGAATTGATACGCGGCGTCGAAGGGGTCGTTTTCGATCTCGACGGCGTCATTACGGACACGGCGAAATATCATTATCAGGCTTGGAAAAGATTAGCAAATCATCTCGGTTTCGATCTGACGGAAGAGCAAAACGAGCAGCTGAAAGGCATCAGCCGGGAAGCGTCTTTGGAGCGACTGCTGGCGATCGGCGGCATTCGCGCGGACGACGGGCAAAAAGCGGAATATATGCGTCTGAAAAACGAATGGTATGTCGCCTTGCTCTCCGGTATGACGCCCGGGGATCTTCTCCCCGGGGTGATCGACTGGATAACCGGCTTCAAAAGTCGAGGCGTCGGCGTCGCTCTGGCGTCCGCCAGCCGGAACGCGCGGATCGTCCTCGACCGGCTCGGCGTCGCCGATCTGTTCGACGCCGTCGTCGACGGCAATGCCGGTGTGGCGCCGAAACCGGCGCCGGATTTGTTTTTGTTGGCCGCCCGAAAACTCGGCGTCCGGCCGCAAGCGTGTATCGTGTTCGAGGACGCCGCAGCCGGCGTTCAAGCGGCGCGGGCCGCCGGCATGAAGGTCGTCGGCGTCGGACGGCCGGACGTTTTGGCCGGAGCCGATGCGGTGATCGCCGGGTTCGTTTGCGCCCCTCCTTTTTCTCCCGTATAA